One segment of Salvelinus alpinus chromosome 1, SLU_Salpinus.1, whole genome shotgun sequence DNA contains the following:
- the LOC139569318 gene encoding E3 ubiquitin-protein ligase RBBP6-like isoform X4, giving the protein MKEVDDPSIKGAMLTNTGRYAIPTIDAEAYALGKKERPPFVPRDQSSSEEDEDPVPDELLCLLCKDLMTDAVVIPCCGNSYCDDCIRTSLLESEGHVCPTCSQSDVSPDALIANKFLRQAVNNFKNETGYTNRMMMRGAQTLVVPTPTPPLQPQPRPQIPLQPIRSHQQDPLMPRPPALDTPPLVQQQQVGPPLRDGNHNNSSHMAAGSSYNSTGPSPQHPANHNNTLIVTKEPESGGVQSVGVSADPPLATALMTKEYHVPVVGQPQSDSHFLQRTGPPPRSNPPRLSEEPVRWDRYSPSGRGRNHSDRAPPSQPPPSNVPPPLYNPPPIFSSPLPHPPGVIPPHYPPPHFPPGQQPPSSYSLPPPGYPPTPGVTNPPWAPPNTQPPLAGKPSPSSFLSKDEFYRQQKRLKDTSHCRYGNREKSKLDDFTNDFAKELLEYRKIQKERRRSYSRSRSSYSSSSYSKSRSRSRSYSRSSSRSRSRSRSRSRSYSRSSPYSRRHERPRGYRSRSRGYRRSRSPPHFRDRDGAGRGRGRGRGGGYRSRSRSPGQGGYRTHTPPPPSSRKPAAAGPPPEGERKYPSRTRERDREPAVYDRGPDHNDPYERERYREWEKEYREWYEKYFKNYNSHNPPPNNPPLYRGRPALSFAPAPVPPTAAGRDRDPYNPPPPSDFYPSPRRRLDRGSSPFSRGRRRGEDYPPPPSHPSPKGRNQPMTYQEKCAEQFGNVPLAWSANQDPQTPLKVAKGDRDPSSSVAAAAFTVTSDLKEQKHRKRKKRKTERGREGGEFFSASDSTDDARKEEEEEKEKEKKKRTGSTPVGSSSHDDSTPVRDEPIDSDASDLVPDKADRRTRDGKEKGVKRKSDRVYKHRPDASAARKDSSSKSWKTSRDRDVETDRDKTGTDRDKTGTDRDKTGTARDKTGTARDKTTPAGTAKQETSLIEPSVKRVKGEFIPFQSDSSTSPQREVELQPPAPLASAPKLPPLKRHPDQLDTVQIHPDPFKPVRTDPNQFKPVRTDPDQFNTVRNNPNQFKPVRTGPDQFKPFRTDPDQFKPVRTDPDQFNTVRTDPNQFKPFRTGPDQFKPFRTDLDQFKPVRTDPDQFNTVRNDPNQFKPVRTGPDQFKPFRTDPDQFKPLRTDPDHSRPAKEEQRGKRDPGARQDRGSGREDKPRREADNRVGREQERAPGKAPDTKSEKRRRKEEEEEKRKTRKEEKSMSDKDIEVPQIKSPTVELSETVKPCNIKRDVEKETEREERASIRPLMEMKGGDPQRKIKTNREEGRRTGGVVGVAGTEAANQSSYTKGSVERGKAKRSRKVLASDGPGTVVDCTSTSPPGGSSPVCGDGAEGRAEQRKTVVKTLEEYTNDSSTPADDHIVLIQVPRSKWEKEDYESEEEEGGVRVQLRPPLAPSLPFPPGPHITVATETEAGRRKERDCTFPKPERTMSPSSGRDREDGLQGGKHSGDTIPSEKDREMERERDRLKERERERERDKERDRERGKEREREHSRASDKDMDRPRKIPSSSQRPERERREGERTGERGSDHSSEKSSSQRPERERREGERTGERGSDHSSEKSSSQRPERERREGERTGERGSDHSSEKSSSQRPERERREREGERTGERGSDHSNEKSSSQRPERERERTGERGSDHSSEKSSSSSSHSYSRDRKPVSSSRDHKATSDRRPPDPRAREHRDYKQRDYKQRDHLDHKHKDNNDQTSSTVDRNTNSTDRRPPDDQETTREHKDHGELGNTSPVSERDPPPSDPSSSSGTQRSQGGSEPTRPSESSPGGDTTQDIYPSPQVSSSMENQPGRGKAEGEEPRAERSSAGRQSQQASLGNLEKEMSGGGKLPQHPASLLQPPRTDNRAGVPRAVRERERKKEREWQIQKMREKMEKEREEEREKRVDREKEREKGVDREEREKRVDREEREKRVDREKEREKRVDREKEREREHPKVRPPPSVPSSKTPSVPSSRPPPSVPSSKPPSVPSSRPPPSVPSSRPPSVPSSRPPSDLVRETDEAAFEPDYSEGEISEGEERGEEEGEKKVGGQRALEGQRAVEGERAVEGERAVEGQRAEHGGSSRSRSSSASSVGSLGNKKDKKKKDKKEKKKKKKKDRKQKRQASLDAEEGDITGLKHKHKKKNKKNKDNNREREEEEEREEEEEGRGGGERRGRDQMASVAL; this is encoded by the exons gcaGTAAATAACTTTAAGAATGAGACCGGTTACACCAACCGCATGATGATGAGAGGAGCCCAGACCCTCGTCGTCCCCACCCCTACCCCTCCTCTTCAGCCTCAGCCCCGCCCTCAGATCCCGCTCCAGCCTATCAGGAGCCACCAGCAGGACCCTCTCATGCCCCGCCCTCCAGCCTTAGACACGCCACCATTGGTTCAGCAGCAGCAGGTTGGCCCGCCCCTCAG AGACGGGAACCATAATAACTCCTCCCACATGGCTGCTGGCTCCTCCTATAACTCAACGGGCCCCTCCCCCCAGCACCCAGCCAATCACAACAACACGCTTATTGTAACAAA AGAGCCAGAGAGTGGAGGAGTTCAGTCTGTGGGGGTCTCAGCCGACCCGCCTCTAGCCACTGCCCTCATGACCAAg GAATACCATGTTCCAGTGGTGGGCCAACCCCAGTCTGACAGTCACTTCCTGCAGAGGACAG GTCCTCCACCCAGGTCCAATCCTCCCAGACTTTCTGAAGAACCAGTCCGTTGGGACAGGTACAG CCCCTCCGGTCGTGGCAGGAACCATAGCGACCGCgcccctccctcccagcctccGCCCTCCAAcgtacctccccctctctacaaCCCTCCCCCCattttctcctcccctctcccccatcccccaGGTGTCATACCCCCCCACTACCCCCCTCCCCACTTCCCCCCGGGGCAACAGCCCCCCTCCAGCTACTCCCTGCCCCCTCCTGGCTACCCCCCCACCCCAGGAGTCACCAACCCCCCCTGGGCGCCCCCCAACACCCAGCCCCCCCTCGCCGGGAAGCCGAGCCCCTCTTCCTTCCTGTCCAAGGATGAGTTCTACAGACAACAGAAGAGGCTGAAGGATAC ctCCCACTGTCGCTACGGTAACCGGGAAAAGTCCAAGCTGGATGACTTCACGAACGACTTTGCCAAGGAGCTGCTAGAGTACAGAAAGATCCAGAAGGAGAGGAGACGCTCTTATTCCAG gtctaGGTCGTCTTACAGTAGCTCATCCTACTCCAAATCCCGTTCCCGTTCTCGTTCATACTCCCGTTCCTCCAGTCGTTCCAGATCCCGTTCTAGATCCCGTTCCAGATCTTACTCCCGCTCCTCTCCGTACTCCCGCCGCCACGAACGACCGCGGGGCTACCGCTCCCGTTCCCGTGGCTACCGCCGATCACGCTCGCCGCCGCATTTCAGGGACCGAGATGGGGCGGGACGGGGGAGAGGACGTGGACGAGGAGGAGGGTACCGGTCACGCTCTAGATCACCTGGCCAAGGGGGGTACAGGACCCACACTCCTCCACCCCCAAGCTCCAGGAAGCCTGCCGCTGCTGGGCCGCCaccggagggagagaggaaatacCCGAGCCGGACCCGGGAGAGGGATCGGGAGCCGGCGGTGTACGACCGTGGTCCAGACCACAATGACCCGTACGAGAGGGAGAGGTACCGGGAGTGGGAGAAAGAGTACAGGGAATGGTACGAGAAATACTTCAAAAACTACAACTCCCACAACCCTCCTCCCAATAACCCCCCTCTGTACAGGGGCCGACCCGCCCTTAGTTTCGCCCCCGCCCCTGTGCCACCCACAGCCGCCGGACGAGACAGAGACCCCTACAACCCTCCTCCACCCTCGGACTTCTACCCCTCCCCCCGACGCCGCCTGGACCGTGGATCCTCCCCCTTCAGCCGAGGGAGGAGGCGAGGTGAGGActatccccctcccccctcacacCCCTCCCCCAAGGGCAGGAACCAGCCAATGACTTACCAGGAGAAGTGTGCTGAGCAGTTTGgaaatgtgccactggcctggTCAGCCAATCAGGATCCTCAGACGCCACTGAAGGTCGCTAAGGGTGACAGAGATCCGTCGTCGAGCGTCGCCGCTGCCGCGTTCACTGTGACCTCCGACCTGAAAGAGCAGAAGcacaggaagaggaagaagaggaagacggagcgagggagagagggaggagagttctTCAGTGCGTCTGACTCTACGGACGACGCTcggaaagaagaagaagaagagaaggagaaggagaagaagaagaggaccgGGAGTACTCCCGTTGGTTCGTCAAGCCATGACGACTCCACCCCAGTACGGGACGAGCCAATAGACAGCGACGCCTCAGACTTAGTCCCGGACAAAGCTGACAGGCGGACCAGGGACGGTAAGGAGAAGGGAGtgaagagaaagagtgacagagtGTATAAACACAGACCGGACGCCAGCGCAGCGAGGAAAGACTCATCGTCCAAGAGCTGGAAGACCAGCAGAGATAGAGACGTAGAGACAGACCGGGACAAGACCGGTACAGACCGGGACAAAACCGGTACAGACCGGGACAAGACCGGTACAGCCCGGGACAAGACCGGTACAGCTCGGGACAAGACCACCCCAGCCGGAACAGCCAAACAGGAGACTTCTCTAATAGAACCGTCAGTCAAACGGGTCAAAGGTGAATTTATCCCCTTCCAATCAGACTCTTCCACCTCCCCCCAGAGAGAGGTGGAACTCCAACCCCCTGCACCCCTAGCATCAGCTCCCAAACTACCTCCTCTCAAACGCCACCCAGACCAGCTCGACACAGTTCAAATCCACCCAGACCCATTCAAACCGGTTAGAACCGACCCAAACCAGTTCAAACCTGTCAGAACCGACCCAGACCAGTTCAACACAGTTAGAAACAACCCAAACCAGTTTAAACCAGTTAGAACCGGCCCGGATCAGTTTAAACCGTTCAGAACCGACCCGGATCAGTTTAAACCTGTCAGAACCGACCCAGACCAGTTCAACACAGTTAGAACCGACCCAAACCAGTTTAAACCATTTAGAACCGGCCCGGATCAGTTTAAACCGTTCAGAACAGACCTGGATCAGTTTAAACCTGTCAGAACCGACCCAGACCAGTTCAACACAGTTAGAAACGACCCAAACCAGTTTAAACCAGTTAGAACCGGCCCGGATCAGTTTAAACCGTTCAGAACCGACCCGGATCAGTTTAAACCGCTCAGAACCGACCCGGACCATTCCAGACCAGCcaaggaggagcagagagggaagagagatccAGGGGCTCGGCAGGACAGGGGCTCAGGGAGAGAGGACAAGCCCAGGAGAGAGGCTGACAACAGGGTgggtagagagcaggagagagcccCTGGCAAAGCTCCAGACACCAAGtctgagaagaggaggaggaaggaggaggaggaggagaagaggaagacgagaaaggaggagaagagtATGTCTGATAAGGACATAGAGGTGCCCCAAATCAAATCTCCCACAGTGGAGCTCAGTGAGACCGTAAAACCCTGCAACATCAAACGTGACGTAGAGAAAGAGacggaaagagaggagagggcttccaTAAGGCCTCTGATGGAGATGAAAGGAGGAGACCCTCAGAGGAAGATAAAGACCAAcagagaagaagggaggaggaccGGCGGGGTTGTGGGCGTGGCCGGAACAGAGGCAGCCAATCAGAGCAGCTATACGAAGGGAAGCGTAGAGAGGGGCAAAGCCAAGAGGAGCCGTAAGGTCCTAGCGTCCGACGGACCAGGAACCGTAGTGGACTGCACCAG CACCAGTCCACCAGGGGGCAGTAGTCCTGTGTGTGGTGATGGAGCagagggcagagcagagcagaggaagaCTGTCGTTAAAACACTGGAGGAATACACCAACGACAGCTCGACACCTGCTGACGACCATATAGTACTCATACAG gtccCTCGCTCCAAGTGGGAGAAGGAGGACTACGAATCAGAAGAAGAGGAAGGAGGGGTCAGGGTTCAACTCCGCCCCCCGCTCGCCCCATCCCTCCCTTTCCCCCCTGGACCCCACATCACCGTGGCAACGGAGACAGAGGCAGGGCGAAGGAAAGAGAGGGATTGTACCTTTCCCAAGCCAGAGAGAACTATGTCCCCCTCTAGTGGCAGAGACAGAGAAGACGGCCTGCAGGGTGGAAAACACTCCGGAGACACCATACCTtctgagaaagacagagagatggagagagagagagatcggttaaaggagcgggagagagagagggaaagggataaAGAACGGGACAGAGagcgggggaaagagagagaaagggaacacaGCCGCGCTTCTGACAAAGATATGGACAGACCGAGAAAGATTCCCTCTTCCTCTCAGCggccggagagagagaggagagaaggagagaggactggggagagagggagcgaccACAGCAGTGAAAAGAGCTCCTCTCAGCGGccggagcgagagaggagagaaggagagaggactggagagagagggagcgaccACAGCAGTGAAAAGAGCTCCTCTCAGCGGccggagcgagagaggagagaaggagagaggactggagagagagggagcgaccACAGCAGTGAAAAGAGCTCCTCTCAGCGGccggagcgagagaggagagagagagaaggagagaggactggagagagagggagcgaccACAGCAATGAAAAGAGCTCCTCTCAGCGgccggagcgagagagagagaggactggggagagagggagcgaccACAGCAGTGAAAagagctcctcttcctcctcacacTCTTACTCACGCGATCGTAAACCTGTTTCTTCATCCAGGGACCACAAAGCAACCTCTGACCGCAGACCACCGGACCCCAGAGCCAGGGAGCACAGAGACTACAAGCAGAGAGACTACAAGCAGAGAGACCACCTCGACCACAAACACAAAGACAACAACGACCAGACCTCGTCCACCGTTGACCGTAACACCAACTCTACGGACCGTAGACCACCGGACGACCAGGAGACCACCAGAGAACACAAAGACCACGGCGAGCTAGGCAATACCTCTCCCGTCTCCGAGAGAGACCCACCCCCATctgacccctcctcctcctccggcaCCCAGAGATCTCAGGGAGGCTCTGAGCCCACCAGACCCAGTGAGAGCAGCCCTGGCGGGGACACGACGCAGGACATATACCCCTCTCCTCAGGTCTCCAGCTCCATGGAGAACCAGCCCGGGAGGGGGAAGGCTGAGGGAGAAGAGCCCAGAGCAGAGCGCTCCTCGGCGGGGAGACAAAGCCAGCAGGCCAGCCTAGGAAACCTAGAGAAGGAGATGAGCGGCGGTGGAAAGCTCCCCCAACACCCAGCCTCACTTCTACAGCCCCCCAGGACTGACAACAGGGCAGGGGTGCCCCgagctgtcagagagagagagagaaagaaagagagagagtggcagatCCAAAAGATGAGGGagaagatggagaaggagagagaggaggagagagagaaaagggtggatagggagaaggagagagagaaaggggtggatagggaggagagagagaaaagggtggatagggaggagagagagaaaagggtggatagggagaaggagagagagaaaagggtggatagggagaaggagagagagagagagcaccctaAAGTAAGACCTCCTCCCTCGGTCCCTTCTTCCAAAACTCCCTCGGTCCCATCTTCCAGACCTCCTCCCTCGGTCCCTTCTTCCAAACCTCCCTCGGTCCCTTCTTCCAGACCTCCTCCCTCGGTCCCTTCTTCAAGACCTCCCTCAGTCCCTTCTTCCAGACCTCCTTCTGACCTGGTCAGAGAGACTGATGAGGCAGCCTTCGAACCTGACTACAGCGAGGGAGAGATctcagagggggaggagaggggggaggaggagggagagaaaaaagtgGGCGGACAGAGAGCGTTGGAGGGACAGAGAGCGGTGGAGGGAGAGCGAGCGGTGGAGGGAGAGCGAGCggtggagggacagagagcggAGCATGGGGGCAGCAGCAGAAGTCGTAGCAGCAGCGCCAGCTCTGTCGGTAGCCTGGGCAACAAGAAAGACAAGAAGAAGAAAGATaaaaaggagaagaagaagaaaaagaagaaagaTAGAAAACAGAAGAGACAGGCGAGCCTGGACGCTGAGGAGGGAGACATCACAGGACTGAAACACAAACAcaagaagaagaacaagaagaacaaggacaataacagagagagagaagaggaggaggagagagaagaagaggaggagggaagaggaggaggagagagaagaggaagagaccaAATGGCTAGCGTAGCCTTATGA